A part of Cloacibacillus sp. genomic DNA contains:
- a CDS encoding MATE family efflux transporter produces the protein MDLLRGRISAIYFRYLGAAFGSAMISSIYGIVDMAIVGQYQGPDGTAALAVVAPVWNIIYSLGLLAGIGGGVLFSVARGRGGAGESGANDYFLAAFIGTVIFSALSWAAIVFFDRRMLLLFGADETLLPLARQYLWPVKFAVPVFIFNQMLAAFLRNDGSPGLATAAVLFGGLFNVAGDYFFVFTMDMGIMGAGLATAIGAALTLAAMLGHFFSKRNTLRLVRPRNLLIKLRKITVTGFSTFFIDIAMGILTVLFNRQIMRYSGTEALAVYGVIVNISTVVQCCAYSIGQASQPIISINFGAGRWGRIRATLRYALATAAFFSLAWTTAALAFPNGFIRIFMAPTERVLSIAPFIIRCYGLSFLLLPLNIFSTYYFQSLMRPEISFFVSVSRGMLVSGLLILFLPAAAGARALWLAMPITELLVSAAVVYYMIRCTHSLYSRKNSPHRALRD, from the coding sequence ATGGATTTACTGCGCGGCAGGATCAGCGCCATATATTTCAGATATCTCGGAGCGGCCTTCGGCAGTGCGATGATCAGCTCGATTTACGGCATCGTGGACATGGCGATCGTCGGCCAGTACCAGGGGCCCGACGGCACGGCGGCGCTAGCCGTCGTCGCGCCCGTCTGGAATATCATCTACAGCCTCGGGCTGCTCGCGGGGATCGGCGGCGGCGTGCTGTTCAGCGTCGCCAGGGGACGGGGCGGCGCGGGTGAGAGCGGCGCGAACGATTATTTCTTGGCGGCATTTATCGGAACGGTGATTTTCTCCGCCCTCAGCTGGGCGGCTATCGTTTTTTTCGATAGGCGGATGCTCCTGCTCTTCGGCGCGGACGAGACGCTTTTGCCGCTTGCGCGGCAGTACCTGTGGCCGGTGAAGTTCGCCGTGCCGGTATTCATCTTCAACCAGATGCTGGCCGCCTTCCTGCGCAACGACGGCAGCCCGGGGCTTGCCACCGCCGCGGTGCTCTTCGGCGGGCTTTTCAACGTCGCGGGGGATTATTTTTTCGTCTTTACCATGGATATGGGCATCATGGGGGCAGGGCTCGCGACGGCGATCGGGGCTGCGCTCACCCTCGCGGCGATGCTGGGCCACTTTTTCTCGAAGAGGAATACGCTGCGGCTGGTGAGGCCGCGAAACCTGCTCATAAAGCTGAGGAAGATCACCGTCACCGGCTTTTCAACCTTCTTCATCGATATCGCGATGGGGATACTGACGGTGCTTTTCAACCGCCAGATCATGCGCTACTCCGGCACGGAGGCGCTGGCCGTCTACGGCGTGATCGTCAACATCAGCACGGTCGTCCAGTGCTGCGCCTACAGCATCGGACAGGCGTCGCAGCCGATAATCTCGATAAATTTCGGCGCGGGAAGGTGGGGGCGCATCAGGGCCACGCTGCGGTACGCCCTCGCGACGGCGGCCTTTTTCAGCCTCGCCTGGACCACCGCGGCGCTGGCCTTTCCCAACGGATTCATCCGTATCTTCATGGCCCCGACGGAGAGGGTGCTCTCTATAGCGCCCTTCATCATCCGCTGCTACGGCCTTTCGTTCCTGCTGCTGCCGCTGAACATCTTCTCCACCTATTACTTCCAGTCCCTGATGCGGCCGGAGATATCTTTCTTCGTCTCCGTCTCGCGCGGTATGCTCGTCAGCGGTTTGCTGATCCTCTTTCTGCCCGCCGCCGCGGGAGCCCGGGCCCTCTGGCTCGCGATGCCCATCACCGAACTGCTGGTCTCCGCCGCGGTGGTCTATTACATGATCCGCTGCACGCATAGCCTCTATTCAAGAAAAAACTCTCCGCACCGGGCGCTGCGCGACTGA
- a CDS encoding PepSY domain-containing protein, translating into MKKIISLAVIAAVALSLGMAAVSADAAKLIGEARAKEIALKHAGVAPQQAQFTKMKLDRKYSHTEYELKFYVGGTEYEYEINAETGEVLKFSREVKNHGAPQNAGNAGLIGEAKARGIALSRVPGAKESDIRKFKLDHDDGRQVYEGEIFYNMREYEFKIDAKSGEVVKWEIDG; encoded by the coding sequence ATGAAAAAAATCATCAGTTTAGCCGTGATCGCGGCGGTTGCGCTCTCTCTGGGGATGGCGGCGGTCTCGGCGGATGCCGCGAAGCTGATCGGCGAGGCGCGGGCGAAGGAGATAGCGCTGAAGCATGCCGGCGTAGCGCCGCAGCAGGCCCAGTTTACAAAGATGAAGCTCGACAGGAAGTACAGCCACACGGAGTATGAGCTGAAATTCTATGTCGGCGGCACGGAGTATGAGTACGAGATAAATGCGGAGACGGGCGAGGTGCTCAAATTCTCGCGTGAGGTGAAGAATCACGGCGCGCCGCAGAACGCGGGAAACGCGGGGCTGATCGGCGAGGCGAAGGCCAGAGGCATCGCCCTGTCGCGGGTACCCGGCGCGAAGGAGAGCGACATCCGAAAGTTCAAGCTCGACCATGACGACGGCAGACAGGTCTACGAGGGCGAGATTTTTTACAATATGAGAGAGTATGAGTTCAAGATCGACGCCAAGAGCGGCGAAGTGGTCAAGTGGGAGATCGACGGTTAG
- a CDS encoding response regulator transcription factor: protein MKILVAEDERDLNRLIAKSLEEAGHCVDRCWDGGEALDFIRASEYDAVVLDVMMPVMSGHEVVSRMRAEGSAVPVLFLTALDGVDDRVKGLDLGADDYLIKPFTFPELLARLRAITRKYAETKSTLLRVGGLVLDTASHRVSRDGRELSLSAKEFAVLEFMMRNSGVVLSRERIENNVWSYDYDGGSNVVDVYISYLRKKIDDGFEKKLLHTVWGSGWMLKAPE, encoded by the coding sequence ATGAAGATACTTGTCGCGGAGGACGAACGAGATCTGAACCGCCTGATCGCCAAGTCTCTCGAAGAGGCGGGGCATTGTGTGGACCGCTGCTGGGACGGCGGCGAAGCGCTGGATTTTATCCGTGCCTCGGAATATGACGCGGTCGTGCTCGACGTGATGATGCCCGTAATGAGCGGCCACGAGGTCGTCAGCCGGATGCGCGCGGAGGGCAGCGCCGTGCCGGTGCTCTTTCTGACTGCCCTTGACGGCGTCGACGACCGGGTCAAAGGGCTTGACCTCGGGGCAGATGATTATTTGATAAAACCCTTTACTTTTCCCGAGCTGCTGGCACGCCTGCGGGCGATCACGCGCAAGTACGCGGAGACGAAGAGCACGCTGCTGAGGGTTGGCGGGCTGGTTCTTGATACGGCTTCGCATCGGGTGTCGCGTGACGGCAGGGAGCTCTCCCTCTCGGCGAAGGAGTTCGCCGTTCTTGAGTTTATGATGAGAAACAGCGGCGTGGTGCTCTCGCGCGAGCGTATCGAAAATAATGTCTGGAGCTATGATTACGACGGCGGCTCGAATGTCGTTGACGTCTATATAAGCTATCTGCGGAAAAAGATCGACGACGGCTTTGAAAAGAAGCTGCTTCACACGGTGTGGGGTTCCGGCTGGATGCTGAAAGCGCCGGAATGA
- a CDS encoding HAMP domain-containing sensor histidine kinase, whose translation MMSLSVKARVTIWFTLLMLLITAASLGFVITVGGSMMESYSLTRLAEMVNDNADELRYGKEGLEVDDDFEPYAGGAYTLIYDEAGTLLYGRVPAGFNPREPFLEGEPYLVGSSGGDFYLYDRRAEGGRLWLRGVLPLSAAGGFPLVAARLAFFILPLLVLLAAAGGYLIARRAFRPIDKIVAAADAISEGRDLSARIGLPPRGDEIHRIASSFDNMFRRLEASFEAEKQFASDASHELRTPTAVILAQCESLERGERTAAEYAEGVAAIRRQALKMSKLIGTLLQITRLEQGTVKASFERADLSELVGVVCRESRLLWKEAVLETEIEEGIFADIDVVLMSRLTGNLLENAFKYGGGSVRVSLRREPERAILSVSDNGEGIPPAELEKIWNRFYRLEKSRSGGGLGLGLALVRQIADIHGVRVTAESGADGTVFTLLLPVDSQGSESFKA comes from the coding sequence ATGATGAGTCTTTCGGTCAAGGCGCGCGTCACCATATGGTTCACGCTCCTGATGCTGCTGATCACGGCGGCCTCGCTGGGCTTCGTCATCACGGTGGGCGGCTCCATGATGGAGAGTTATTCCCTGACACGCCTCGCGGAGATGGTGAACGACAACGCGGACGAGCTCCGGTACGGTAAAGAGGGCCTCGAGGTTGACGATGATTTCGAGCCGTACGCGGGCGGTGCCTATACCCTGATCTATGACGAAGCGGGCACGCTGCTTTACGGACGCGTGCCCGCTGGCTTTAATCCGCGCGAACCTTTTCTTGAGGGCGAGCCCTACCTAGTCGGCAGCAGCGGCGGAGATTTTTACCTCTACGACCGGCGCGCGGAGGGCGGCAGGCTGTGGCTGCGGGGGGTACTCCCCCTGTCGGCGGCCGGCGGTTTCCCGCTCGTCGCCGCACGGCTCGCCTTTTTTATCCTGCCGCTGCTCGTCCTGCTTGCCGCCGCCGGGGGTTATCTGATCGCCAGACGCGCCTTTCGCCCGATAGATAAGATCGTCGCGGCGGCGGACGCGATCAGCGAAGGACGCGACCTCTCGGCGCGTATCGGCCTGCCGCCGCGTGGCGATGAGATACACCGGATCGCCTCGTCGTTCGATAATATGTTCCGGCGGCTCGAGGCCTCTTTTGAGGCGGAGAAGCAGTTCGCCTCCGACGCCTCCCATGAGCTGCGCACGCCGACGGCGGTCATTCTCGCGCAGTGTGAGTCGCTTGAGAGAGGGGAACGCACGGCGGCGGAATACGCGGAGGGAGTCGCGGCAATCCGGCGGCAGGCGCTCAAGATGTCAAAGCTCATCGGCACGCTGCTTCAGATAACGCGCCTCGAACAGGGGACGGTCAAAGCCTCTTTTGAGCGTGCGGATCTGAGCGAACTTGTCGGCGTCGTCTGCCGCGAGTCCCGGCTCCTCTGGAAGGAGGCCGTGCTGGAGACGGAAATCGAAGAGGGGATATTCGCGGATATCGATGTGGTGCTCATGTCGCGGCTGACCGGCAATCTTCTGGAAAACGCCTTCAAGTACGGCGGCGGATCGGTACGCGTCTCGCTTCGCCGGGAGCCGGAGAGGGCAATACTCTCCGTATCCGACAACGGCGAGGGTATCCCTCCCGCCGAGCTGGAAAAGATCTGGAACCGCTTCTACCGTCTTGAAAAATCACGTTCCGGCGGCGGCCTGGGCCTCGGGCTGGCGCTGGTGCGGCAGATCGCCGACATTCACGGCGTGCGGGTGACGGCGGAGAGCGGCGCGGACGGCACCGTTTTCACGCTGCTGCTGCCGGTAGATTCCCAGGGGTCGGAGTCATTCAAAGCCTAA
- the yeiL gene encoding transcriptional regulator YeiL translates to MKIIEQDSLNDECHQNFPLSDFFSFDIRPYTSVVKFEGGENILEEGRQVSYLYYLAGGRAKLFIPHENGRISLINFLNAPCFIGEMELVGAQSVGSGIAAITPCLCYRIHVLECKDAILGDTKFLRRLCLFLGQKAIVNTDVYSKNQSYPLENRLANFILLTSYNGVYRERHQEVSEFLGVTYRHLLYVLAGFVKRGILEKTTQGYFIRNIDELQLLARM, encoded by the coding sequence TTGAAGATTATCGAACAAGATTCCCTGAACGACGAATGCCATCAAAACTTTCCTCTGTCGGATTTTTTCAGCTTTGACATACGCCCCTATACCTCTGTTGTGAAATTTGAGGGCGGTGAAAATATTTTAGAGGAGGGCCGGCAGGTCTCTTATCTATACTATCTGGCGGGCGGCAGGGCGAAGCTCTTTATCCCGCATGAAAACGGGCGGATTTCGCTGATCAATTTTTTAAACGCCCCCTGCTTTATAGGAGAGATGGAATTGGTCGGCGCGCAGAGCGTCGGCAGCGGCATTGCCGCGATCACCCCCTGCCTCTGTTACCGGATCCATGTATTGGAGTGCAAAGACGCAATACTCGGCGATACGAAATTTCTCCGCCGCCTCTGCCTCTTTCTCGGCCAAAAGGCGATCGTAAATACCGATGTCTACTCTAAAAATCAGTCTTACCCGCTGGAAAACCGTCTCGCCAACTTTATTTTACTGACCTCATACAACGGAGTTTACCGCGAGCGGCATCAGGAAGTTTCGGAGTTTCTCGGCGTGACATACCGGCATTTGCTCTATGTGCTTGCCGGTTTCGTCAAACGCGGCATATTGGAAAAGACGACGCAGGGATATTTTATCCGCAATATCGATGAGTTACAGCTTCTCGCGCGGATGTAA
- a CDS encoding class I SAM-dependent methyltransferase, with translation MEQKDYWDSVSGQKEFTTPFQADEFKKYVREEAPVLDLGCGYGRTLDELYQAGYRNLIGIDFSKGMIARGRALYPYLDLRVKETDFIPLPDQSAEAVILFAVLTCIKENDKQRELIAEIGRVLKPGGVLYVNDFLLNSDDRNTDRYQRFQDKYGVYGVFELPEGAVCRHHDEAWIHQLLSDFSTLKYQRLIFTTMNGHESKGFYYIGRKSCQRP, from the coding sequence TTGGAACAAAAAGATTATTGGGACAGCGTTTCCGGGCAGAAAGAATTTACCACGCCGTTTCAGGCCGACGAGTTTAAAAAATATGTCCGGGAGGAGGCGCCGGTTTTAGATCTCGGCTGCGGTTACGGACGCACGCTGGACGAATTATATCAGGCGGGGTACCGTAATTTGATCGGCATCGATTTTTCCAAGGGGATGATAGCAAGAGGCCGCGCGTTATATCCCTATCTTGATCTGAGGGTTAAGGAGACCGATTTTATCCCGCTGCCCGATCAAAGCGCGGAGGCGGTGATTCTTTTCGCGGTGCTGACCTGCATAAAGGAAAACGACAAACAGCGGGAACTTATAGCGGAGATCGGCCGCGTGCTCAAACCGGGCGGCGTCCTGTATGTAAACGATTTTCTCTTAAATTCGGACGACAGAAACACAGACCGTTATCAACGATTTCAGGATAAGTACGGCGTATATGGCGTCTTTGAACTGCCGGAAGGCGCCGTCTGCCGGCATCACGACGAGGCGTGGATCCATCAGCTGCTCTCTGATTTTTCCACTCTAAAATATCAGCGGTTGATATTTACGACGATGAATGGCCATGAATCCAAGGGATTTTATTATATTGGCCGCAAATCATGTCAGCGGCCTTAG
- a CDS encoding protein-ADP-ribose hydrolase has protein sequence MTQEERLDYLIETLAAEQPRYADLKLPADRGEKRALLRALFNLRPPLPAADRLLAVQDEYLAEELRARGTTLAAELAPLSGDICLWQGDITTLAADAVVNAANSAMLGCFVPCHRCIDNAIHTYAGIQLRLACHELMERQGYEEPTGGAKITPAFNLPSRYVIHTVGPIVYASLTRRERDELASCYRSCLKLARENGLKSIAFCCISTGEFRFPNAAAAEIAVDTVREFLKEEGVGMRVIFNVFKDIDREIYAGLLH, from the coding sequence ATGACACAGGAAGAACGGCTCGACTATCTCATCGAAACACTGGCGGCGGAACAGCCGCGGTACGCCGATTTGAAACTCCCCGCTGACAGGGGGGAGAAACGGGCGCTGCTGCGGGCGCTCTTCAACCTGCGCCCGCCTCTGCCCGCCGCCGACAGGCTGCTCGCGGTGCAGGACGAGTATCTCGCGGAGGAGCTGCGGGCCAGGGGGACAACTTTGGCGGCGGAGCTCGCGCCGCTGTCGGGGGATATCTGTCTCTGGCAGGGCGACATCACGACGCTTGCGGCGGATGCCGTCGTCAATGCCGCCAACAGCGCGATGCTTGGCTGCTTTGTCCCCTGCCACCGCTGTATAGACAACGCGATACACACCTACGCGGGCATCCAGCTGCGGCTCGCCTGCCATGAGCTTATGGAGCGGCAGGGTTACGAAGAGCCGACTGGCGGCGCGAAGATAACCCCGGCCTTCAACCTCCCGAGCCGCTATGTGATCCACACGGTCGGCCCGATAGTTTACGCCTCGCTGACGCGGCGGGAGCGCGACGAGCTGGCCTCCTGCTACCGCTCCTGCCTGAAGCTCGCGAGGGAAAATGGCTTGAAGAGTATCGCCTTCTGCTGTATCTCTACGGGGGAGTTCCGCTTTCCCAACGCGGCGGCGGCGGAGATCGCGGTGGATACGGTGCGGGAGTTCCTCAAAGAAGAGGGCGTTGGGATGAGGGTGATATTTAATGTATTCAAGGATATCGACCGTGAGATATACGCGGGACTGCTGCACTGA
- a CDS encoding Sir2 silent information regulator family NAD-dependent deacetylase produces the protein MYSRISTVRYTRDCCTEPVERLKEALADAEAVLVGAGAGFSASAGLVYTGPRFEENFADFIAVYGFADMYSAGFHRYSSLEEHWAYWSRHIYLNRYAQPVGRPYLELLELLRGRDYFVLTTNVDHQFPRAGFEEERLFRTQGDYGLWQCSVPCHEETYGNEAAVRRMVAEQRDMRVPAELVPYCPLCGAPMSMNLRVDGSFVEDADWHAAKERYLAFLRRTEGSRLLLLELGVGGNTPGIIKYPFWRMTAANPHALYICVNNGEAFAPKELGERALCIGGDIAPLFAAAVGRAAGEA, from the coding sequence ATGTATTCAAGGATATCGACCGTGAGATATACGCGGGACTGCTGCACTGAGCCCGTGGAGAGGCTGAAAGAGGCGCTGGCGGACGCGGAGGCCGTTCTTGTGGGGGCGGGCGCGGGCTTTTCCGCCTCCGCGGGGCTTGTCTATACGGGGCCGCGCTTCGAGGAAAATTTCGCCGATTTTATCGCGGTTTATGGCTTTGCCGACATGTATTCGGCGGGCTTCCACCGCTACTCCTCGCTTGAGGAGCATTGGGCCTATTGGAGCCGCCATATCTATCTCAACCGCTACGCCCAGCCTGTGGGGAGACCCTACCTGGAGCTGTTGGAGCTCCTGCGCGGCAGGGATTATTTCGTCCTGACGACGAATGTCGACCACCAGTTCCCGCGGGCCGGTTTTGAGGAGGAACGTCTCTTCCGCACGCAGGGCGATTACGGCCTCTGGCAGTGCTCCGTACCCTGCCATGAAGAGACCTACGGCAACGAGGCGGCGGTGCGGCGTATGGTCGCCGAACAGCGCGATATGCGCGTACCGGCGGAACTGGTTCCCTATTGTCCGCTCTGCGGCGCGCCGATGAGCATGAACCTCCGTGTTGACGGCAGCTTCGTTGAGGACGCGGACTGGCACGCGGCGAAGGAGCGTTATCTGGCCTTTTTGCGGCGCACGGAGGGTTCGCGCCTGCTTCTCCTTGAGCTCGGCGTGGGCGGCAACACCCCCGGGATCATAAAGTATCCCTTCTGGCGGATGACGGCGGCCAATCCCCACGCGCTCTATATCTGCGTGAATAACGGCGAGGCCTTCGCCCCGAAGGAGCTCGGCGAGCGCGCCCTCTGTATCGGTGGCGACATCGCCCCGCTGTTTGCCGCGGCCGTGGGCCGCGCCGCCGGCGAGGCTTAA
- a CDS encoding M20 family metallopeptidase — protein sequence MDIDKRIDGMLPMLTAFRRELHEYPDLSGEEQPICARLAEILGRHGIEYKLMLDGTAAVASVGTAGSGKTVALRADTDALPLTEETGLPFASKKRGVMHACGHDIHTAAALGAAILLKEMEPELTGMVKIFFQPAEEGTGGAERMIAAGCLDVPHVSHVLGLHVNPAIAAGRAAFKFGKMHAASDEFTLILHGRGCHGAHPEEGCDAVAMAGQFITAIQNIASRGISPLDSAVVTVGKIEGGTKGNIIAGRVEMTGIMRSLSEETRLLLRRRLKETADGVADLFGGRAELILRPSYGALINDDTVTETVAAAARAAIGAENVIIKTEPTMGTEDFAYFAAARPSCFYELGCGFSDRETNFPLHSARFEADERCIRTGVKLQIRGALALLTNN from the coding sequence ATGGATATCGATAAAAGAATTGACGGGATGCTGCCGATGCTGACGGCCTTCCGGCGCGAACTGCACGAATATCCCGACCTTTCGGGAGAGGAACAGCCCATCTGCGCGCGCCTCGCGGAGATACTCGGACGGCACGGCATCGAATATAAACTGATGCTGGACGGTACGGCGGCCGTGGCGTCAGTCGGCACGGCCGGTAGTGGCAAGACGGTCGCGCTGCGCGCCGACACCGACGCGCTGCCGCTCACGGAGGAGACGGGGCTGCCCTTCGCCTCCAAAAAGAGGGGCGTGATGCACGCCTGCGGGCATGACATCCATACCGCCGCCGCGCTCGGCGCGGCGATCCTGCTCAAAGAGATGGAGCCGGAGCTGACGGGTATGGTAAAGATATTCTTCCAGCCCGCCGAGGAGGGCACGGGAGGGGCGGAGCGCATGATCGCGGCTGGCTGCCTCGACGTGCCCCACGTCAGCCATGTGCTCGGCCTTCACGTCAACCCCGCCATCGCCGCCGGCAGGGCGGCCTTCAAATTCGGCAAGATGCACGCCGCCTCCGACGAATTCACGCTCATCCTCCACGGACGCGGCTGCCACGGCGCGCACCCCGAGGAGGGCTGCGACGCGGTGGCGATGGCCGGGCAGTTCATCACGGCGATTCAGAACATCGCCAGCCGCGGCATTTCGCCGCTGGACTCCGCGGTGGTGACGGTGGGAAAGATAGAGGGCGGTACAAAGGGCAACATCATCGCCGGCCGTGTCGAGATGACGGGCATCATGCGTTCGCTCAGCGAGGAGACACGTCTCCTGCTGCGCCGCCGTCTGAAAGAGACCGCGGATGGCGTCGCAGACCTCTTCGGCGGCCGGGCGGAGCTGATCCTGCGCCCCAGCTACGGCGCGCTGATAAACGACGATACGGTGACGGAGACCGTGGCCGCGGCGGCGCGCGCGGCGATCGGCGCGGAAAATGTCATTATTAAAACGGAGCCGACCATGGGTACGGAAGATTTCGCATACTTCGCCGCGGCACGCCCCTCCTGCTTTTACGAGCTGGGCTGCGGCTTTTCGGATAGAGAGACAAACTTTCCCCTGCACAGCGCGAGGTTTGAGGCGGATGAACGCTGCATAAGGACCGGCGTCAAGCTTCAGATCCGGGGGGCGCTCGCGTTGTTGACCAACAACTGA
- a CDS encoding TIGR00366 family protein, which produces MRPSTAKFKMPHTYVLLFYIVAAACLLTWIIPAGEFQYQSVDVNGTMRKIVVPGSFRYLTDSSPVGVIGFFSSFQRGIIEVADLVALIFIVNAAFAVVIKTGSFEKMLGTLLRRLEGRENIVVVIFYLFFALGASLFGMWNDFNGMIPIMVGVGVAMGYDAMFGFAVVMLGIGVGFAAALTNPYTIVVAQSIAGIPLYSGFGVRAAIFVVFSAIALWWIFRYGRQIKRDPSLSLVPRGEALFSYDSGELKKLTMGGRESASLAVIFASLALIFYGCLYRGWGNTQLTAVFLLMGIAVAVIFGWSADKIAEELLAGARAIVFGALIVGVARAILVVMREGQIIDTIINFMANMIEGTPPIIAAEGMLFIQTFINFAIPSGSGQAATIIPIMAPLGDVAGLSREVTVLAFQLGDGFSNLLWPTCGIATGCGIAGISLAKWWKFFLKLFGIMWLVMMLFVAAAVIMKF; this is translated from the coding sequence ATGAGACCATCGACCGCAAAATTCAAGATGCCGCACACCTACGTACTGCTCTTTTATATCGTCGCGGCGGCCTGCCTGCTGACCTGGATCATTCCGGCGGGGGAGTTCCAGTACCAGTCCGTCGACGTGAACGGCACGATGAGAAAGATCGTCGTCCCAGGCTCTTTCCGCTATCTCACCGATTCGAGCCCCGTCGGCGTCATCGGCTTTTTCAGCTCCTTCCAGCGCGGGATAATCGAGGTGGCGGACCTTGTGGCGCTCATCTTCATCGTCAACGCCGCTTTCGCCGTCGTCATAAAGACGGGCTCTTTTGAAAAGATGCTGGGAACGCTGCTGCGGCGTCTCGAAGGACGCGAAAATATCGTCGTCGTCATCTTTTATCTCTTTTTCGCGCTCGGAGCCAGCCTCTTCGGCATGTGGAACGATTTTAACGGCATGATACCGATCATGGTCGGCGTGGGAGTGGCTATGGGATATGACGCGATGTTCGGCTTCGCGGTGGTGATGCTCGGCATCGGAGTGGGTTTCGCCGCCGCGCTGACAAACCCCTATACCATCGTAGTGGCGCAGTCGATCGCCGGTATCCCCCTCTATTCGGGCTTCGGCGTGCGCGCCGCGATATTTGTCGTCTTTTCGGCGATCGCCCTCTGGTGGATATTCCGCTACGGCAGACAGATAAAGAGAGACCCGTCGCTTTCGCTCGTCCCGCGCGGCGAGGCGCTCTTCTCCTACGACAGCGGCGAGCTCAAAAAATTGACGATGGGAGGACGAGAGTCCGCCTCGCTCGCGGTGATCTTCGCCAGCCTCGCCCTCATCTTTTACGGCTGCCTCTACAGGGGCTGGGGCAACACTCAGCTGACGGCGGTCTTCCTCCTGATGGGGATCGCGGTCGCCGTCATCTTCGGCTGGAGCGCCGACAAGATAGCGGAGGAGCTGCTCGCGGGGGCCCGCGCCATCGTCTTCGGCGCGCTGATCGTCGGCGTGGCGCGCGCGATTCTCGTCGTCATGCGCGAGGGGCAAATAATAGACACGATAATCAATTTCATGGCGAATATGATCGAGGGGACGCCGCCGATCATCGCGGCGGAGGGCATGCTCTTCATCCAGACCTTCATCAACTTCGCCATCCCCTCCGGCAGCGGCCAGGCGGCGACGATCATCCCGATAATGGCGCCGCTCGGCGACGTCGCCGGTCTCTCGCGCGAGGTGACGGTGCTCGCCTTCCAGCTCGGAGACGGCTTCTCAAACCTGCTCTGGCCGACCTGCGGCATCGCCACCGGGTGCGGTATCGCGGGCATCTCGCTCGCGAAGTGGTGGAAGTTTTTCCTCAAACTCTTCGGTATCATGTGGCTCGTGATGATGCTCTTCGTCGCCGCCGCGGTGATAATGAAATTTTAA
- a CDS encoding DUF3870 domain-containing protein — MIEKLCIIGNARTQQKNPITARFSHFFIVFIVEAASGKIVDLDVTVMLPATSNFIKELFIGRSLAEVDRELLELIRGSYLASSQKAIQMAYMEAVKKYRSWLSTHRPTGRDEIKVAVDEDGK; from the coding sequence TTGATCGAAAAGCTCTGCATAATAGGAAACGCGCGGACACAGCAGAAGAATCCTATCACCGCGCGCTTTTCACACTTCTTCATCGTATTTATCGTCGAGGCGGCCAGCGGAAAGATCGTCGACCTCGATGTGACGGTTATGCTGCCGGCGACCAGCAATTTTATCAAGGAGCTATTTATCGGACGCTCTCTCGCGGAGGTCGACAGGGAGCTTCTGGAGCTCATACGCGGCTCCTATCTCGCCTCTTCGCAGAAGGCCATTCAGATGGCTTACATGGAGGCGGTGAAGAAATACCGCAGCTGGCTCAGCACCCATAGGCCCACGGGGCGGGATGAGATAAAAGTGGCGGTTGACGAGGATGGGAAATAA